From one Drosophila subpulchrella strain 33 F10 #4 breed RU33 chromosome 3L, RU_Dsub_v1.1 Primary Assembly, whole genome shotgun sequence genomic stretch:
- the LOC119553053 gene encoding protein Gemin2: MQHEPEEQTFQLQALEIREPDGNFDPKKPPESGEEYLMHMLYERKRCPAVVTKRSPKIRDNAGNNTFEMLDNPALPPFKCLLTTPEWRAEQVKSFQAARSQVLVLRMELVNHNYDQSGEPPLTSDQEKWQEFCRSQQPLLSTLLHLSQSDLEQLLERLSKWLQDPESSVDLLQDVWLARWLYATLVCLHLPLEPHVFSNLRYIARSCIHLRNQLNAEEVQRAAPYNLLLTLIVQVFAQSDFKDYI, from the exons ATGCAGCACGAACCCGAAGAACAGACTTTCCAACTCCAGGCCCTGGAGATACGCGAACCAGATGGCAATTTCGATCCTAAGAAGCCGCCAGAGTCCGGAGAGGAGTACCTAATGCACATGTTGTATGAGAGGAAACGATGTCCAGCGGTGGTGACCAAAAGATCGCCAAAAATCAGGGACAATGCGGGAAACAACACCTTTGAGATGCTAGATAAT CCCGCCTTGCCGCCCTTTAAGTGCCTGCTGACCACACCCGAATGGCGGGCCGAACAGGTGAAATCCTTCCAAGCAGCCCGCTCGCAGGTGCTAGTCCTTCGCATGGAGCTAGTCAACCACAACTACGACCAGTCCGGGGAGCCCCCTTTGACCTCGGACCAGGAAAAGTGGCAGGAATTCTGCCGTAGTCAACAGCCCCTCCTGAGCACTCTCCTCCATCTGTCCCAAAGCGATCTGGAGCAGCTGCTGGAAAGACTCAGCAAGTGGCTGCAGGACCCCGAATCCTCGGTGGACCTTCTCCAGGACGTCTGGCTAGCTCGCTGGCTGTATGCCACCCTGGTCTGCCTGCATCTGCCCCTGGAGCCCCATGTGTTCAGCAACCTTCGTTACATTGCCCGATCCTGCATCCACTTGAGGAATCAATTGAATGCGGAAGAAGTGCAGCGAGCAGCACCCTACAACCTATTACTAACCCTCATTGTTCAGGTCTTTGCACAGAGTGACTTTAAGGATTATATTTAA
- the LOC119553052 gene encoding uncharacterized protein LOC119553052 isoform X2 yields MTFGLTCPGVWLCSHGFLEATVKTLGYYFRTGAMEPRFPMLCHDQFTMEGYFKNVGCLEDMHQLLKAEQLEITVWQNGRRLAYFVGSLSDVMQPTVPRLSCAHSSNVQLLMKATPAFPGILAPKVELSAQLTTQDRRRGCSCSSFREESAPPVNRHVESRCLEHLDQRRKQQTVCHGRKSNCCPSASYAGWRGASPEEQTQQERRLSTCSSTTQLSSLSQSSSLTQCSHLSSCSNPLDDHHSSCDICQAYRRMFSTY; encoded by the exons ATGACAtttggt CTTACCTGTCCAGGCGTTTGGCTTTGCTCGCACGGTTTTTTGGAGGCCACCGTCAAGACCTTGGGCTACTACTTTCGAACTGGAGCGATGGAGCCGCGGTTTCCTATGCTGTGCCACGACCAATTCACCATGGAGGGATATTTCAAGAATGTTGGATGCTTGGAGGACATGCATCAGCTGCTGAAAGCTGAGCAGTTGGAGATAACCGTCTGGCAGAACGGTCGACGGCTGGCCTACTTTGTGGGGAGTCTCTCGGACGTGATGCAGCCAACTGTTCCTCGATTGAGCTGCGCCCACAGCTCGAATGTCCAGCTGCTGATGAAGGCAACGCCTGCTTTTCCCGGAATCCTGGCACCAAAAGTGGAGCTGTCTGCGCAATTGACCACGCAGGACCGAAGGAGGGGCTGCAGTTGCTCCAGTTTCAGAGAAGAATCGGCGCCTCCGGTCAACCGCCACGTGGAGAGCCGGTGTCTGGAGCATTTGGACCAGCGCCGAAAGCAGCAAACCGTGTGCCATGGCAGAAAATCCAATTGTTGCCCCAGTGCAAGCTATGCGGGATGGAGAGGAGCTTCCCCCGAGGAACAGACACAGCAGGAGCGACGGCTGTCCACCTGTTCGAGCACAACTCAACTAAGTAGTCTCAGCCAGAGCTCCTCGTTGACGCAGTGCAGCCATTTGTCCAGTTGTAGTAATCCTTTGGATGATCACCACAGCAGCTGTGATATCTGTCAAGCCTACAGACGCATGTTTTCtacttattaa
- the LOC119553052 gene encoding uncharacterized protein LOC119553052 isoform X1: MSHKRFYVKLDLQLHALTCPGVWLCSHGFLEATVKTLGYYFRTGAMEPRFPMLCHDQFTMEGYFKNVGCLEDMHQLLKAEQLEITVWQNGRRLAYFVGSLSDVMQPTVPRLSCAHSSNVQLLMKATPAFPGILAPKVELSAQLTTQDRRRGCSCSSFREESAPPVNRHVESRCLEHLDQRRKQQTVCHGRKSNCCPSASYAGWRGASPEEQTQQERRLSTCSSTTQLSSLSQSSSLTQCSHLSSCSNPLDDHHSSCDICQAYRRMFSTY, from the exons ATGTCTCACAAAAGATTCTATGTGAAGTTAGACCTTCAACTCCATGCG CTTACCTGTCCAGGCGTTTGGCTTTGCTCGCACGGTTTTTTGGAGGCCACCGTCAAGACCTTGGGCTACTACTTTCGAACTGGAGCGATGGAGCCGCGGTTTCCTATGCTGTGCCACGACCAATTCACCATGGAGGGATATTTCAAGAATGTTGGATGCTTGGAGGACATGCATCAGCTGCTGAAAGCTGAGCAGTTGGAGATAACCGTCTGGCAGAACGGTCGACGGCTGGCCTACTTTGTGGGGAGTCTCTCGGACGTGATGCAGCCAACTGTTCCTCGATTGAGCTGCGCCCACAGCTCGAATGTCCAGCTGCTGATGAAGGCAACGCCTGCTTTTCCCGGAATCCTGGCACCAAAAGTGGAGCTGTCTGCGCAATTGACCACGCAGGACCGAAGGAGGGGCTGCAGTTGCTCCAGTTTCAGAGAAGAATCGGCGCCTCCGGTCAACCGCCACGTGGAGAGCCGGTGTCTGGAGCATTTGGACCAGCGCCGAAAGCAGCAAACCGTGTGCCATGGCAGAAAATCCAATTGTTGCCCCAGTGCAAGCTATGCGGGATGGAGAGGAGCTTCCCCCGAGGAACAGACACAGCAGGAGCGACGGCTGTCCACCTGTTCGAGCACAACTCAACTAAGTAGTCTCAGCCAGAGCTCCTCGTTGACGCAGTGCAGCCATTTGTCCAGTTGTAGTAATCCTTTGGATGATCACCACAGCAGCTGTGATATCTGTCAAGCCTACAGACGCATGTTTTCtacttattaa
- the LOC119553051 gene encoding ATP-dependent (S)-NAD(P)H-hydrate dehydratase translates to MSAITEIPVHLPKLLALFKTVVPKLSNNKYKGQYGRIGVIGGSLEYTGAPYFAAISSLRVGADLAHVFCHSNASAIIKSYSPDLIVHPVLDCADAVEKITPWLERLHVIVIGPGLGREPGILKTASNILKLCLDVQKPVVIDADGLFLLNDNYDLICGQRNVILTPNVMEFRRLFGEDSNAARQKMSLLGDGVVILEKGANDKIHIPQANEVHTMPLGGSGRRCGGQGDLLSGSLATFFYWSLQSNEPNPALIAACASSYFVKKLNLAAFQKLGRSLLASDMVNEIPAIFQAEFENSDSQ, encoded by the exons ATGTCAGCAATTACGGAAATACCTGTCCACCTACCAAAGCTGTTGGCACTGTTCAAAACAGTTGTGCCCAAACTGTCCAACAATAAGTACAAGGGGCAGTATGGACGAATCGGCGTAATCGGTGGGTCTTTGGAGTACACCGGTGCCCCCTACTTTGCGGCAATTTCATCATTAAGAGTTGGGGCTGACTTGGCGCATGTGTTTTGCCATTCAAATGCATCAGCAATTATCAAGTCCTATAGTCCTGATCTGATCGTACATCCTGTACTGGATTGCGCAGACGCAGTTGAAAAAATAACCCCATGGTTGGAACGGCTTCATGTGATT GTTATTGGCCCTGGATTGGGTAGGGAACCCGGTATCCTAAAAACAGCATCAAACATACTCAAGCTTTGCTTGGATGTTCAAAAACCAGTTGTTATTGACGCCGATGGACTGTTTCTTCTTAACGATAACTACGATTTGATTTGTGGACAGCGCAatgttatactcacaccaaaTGTCATGGAATTCCGGAGACTATTTGGAGAGGATTCCAATGCCGCTCGCCAAAAAATGTCCCTGCTTGGCGATGGAGTCGTAATTCTCGAAAAAGGCGCCAATGACAAAATTCATATTCCTCAAGCCAACGAAGTTCACACAATGCCACTTGGTGGATCAGGTCGCAGATGCGGAGGCCAAGGCGACTTGCTTTCCGGATCCTTGGCAACCTTTTTCTACTGGTCGCTACAATCAAATGAGCCAAATCCAGCCCTTATTGCTGCCTGTGCCTCTAGTTATTTTGTGAAAAAGTTAAACCTAGCAGCATTTCAAAAGTTAGGACGTAGCTTGCTAGCGAGTGATATGGTAAATGAAATACCCGCAATATTTCAGGCTGAGTTTGAAAATAGTGACTCTCAATAA